Genomic DNA from Niabella ginsenosidivorans:
TAATGGTTGGGGGGAAAATATTTCAATACTAATAAGCAATTGCATCAATAAAAAGACCGGCGGGAGAAATTTTCTCCCGCCGGTCTTTTATGACGATTATGCTGTTGCTTTTTTATCCGGCCGCTCCAACAGTATATTCCAAATCAATGCACTCAGTATAGCACCAATAATGGGGGCTACAATAAACAGCCATACCTGGCTCAATGCCGCTCCTCCTACTAAAACGGCTGGTCCTATACTTCTTGCAGGGTTCACAGACACTCCTGTAACGGGTATGCCTACAATATGGATCAGCACCAGCGATAAGCCAATGCTTAACCCGGCAAAACCACCATGGATATTTTTGCTGGAAGTAGCACCAAAAATAACCAGCAAAAAAATAAAGGTAAAGACCACTTCGGCAATAAACCCGCTGACCATGGAATATTTTTGCGGTGAGAGCTCGCCGTATCCATCCTGGCCTAAACCTCCGGTATAATCTGCTTTACCACTGGCAATCACATAAAGCAATGCTGCGCCAATGATCGCCCCAATGATCTGGGCTATGATATAATAAGCCGCTTCGCCGGCTTTCATACGGCCGGCAACCACCATACCTATTGAAATAGCCGGGTTTATATGGCAACCGGAAATATGACCGATCGCATAGGCCATTGCCACCACACTCAGCCCAAAGGCAAAAGCTATTCCCAGTAATCCTACGCCTGTAGTGCCGTCTGCACCGGCAATAACGGCACTTCCACAGCCCATAAGGACCAATACCATGGTGCCCAGCATTTCGGCAAAAAATTTTGATACAGTTGTTACTTTCATTTTAAATTAGTTTTACGTTTTTAACATAAGGAGCAATTATCCTAATAAAGTTAGGAAAAAGGAAGCAATAGCCGCTTTTACTTTCCGGCAGGGGCACTAAAGGATGCATTGAACGATGGCCCGAGGCTACGCTTCTACATTCATTATTACACCAATTCCAGGTAATGCGTTGGTAAACTTTTCAATCCGGGAAAGCCATCGGCCCGTCCGAACGCCAGCCCGAAAGATTCATTCTGGCGGGGTTCATCCGAGCGGGCCCGTCCGCCCAGGATTCGGCCCCGTCAGTCCGGGCGGGCCTGATTTCATAGAACAACTGAGGGTGACCAAAAAGCCTGTTTATAGTAGATTGTCGTTCTGCCCGCCGGTAGGCGGATCAGCATTTATCGGCAATCAGACGCCATTTTAGATGCTGAAATAATCCCGAATCTATCGGGATAGCCTGACAAAAGGGTCTTTTTGGTCAGCCCCGGGTTAAAACATCTCTGTGAAGCGTTGATTGCCCTGGGGCCCGCCTACAGGAACAGCTACTCTGTATACACAACTTTTCTCTTCTATTACAAGGTTCGTGCAACAGTGATGTAAATTGTCTTAATTGAATTACGGAGTTATTGAAACAATAACAGACCTTCAACTCCTCTATTTTCTTTTCAACCTTTTGTCGCCACAAAAGGTTGCCAAAAAGGCTTCGTCAAACGAATGCCTCCGGCCGTTTGACTGCCCACGCACACGGACAACCACATGAAAAGTTATAGCTGGCCTTACTGAAAAGGTTCATTGAAGTACCTGCTGCCTGGCTGTTGTAGTTTCCTTACTGCGCTGCTTTTTTACGTACTCCTTTTATTTGATAAGAAAACATCCGTTGCGTAAAAAAGAGGCGCTATGAAGCCGGTTGGCTGCAGTAGTTTCAATTGTGTTCCGGAATCCGAACATTCGGATGAAAAACAAGAAAAAAGCAGCACATAATAATCAGAAACACTTATACCTGTTAGCAAAAGATATGTATACAGGATAGCTACCGGAACAGGCAGGCACGATACGTTTCTTTAGTCCTGACAGCGATACACAAAAATCATGCTTCCGCTCTTAAATTCACGGCTATGGTGCGGACATAAACTACGGCTATGCCCCGGTCATAGTCTTCACTGACCGGAAGTGCAATTACTATTTTGATTCCGGTTTATTATGAACAGGAAAAATCAATACTCCAATAAGAAGTTCAGGCTATTCTGACGCTGCCCGTACTTTTTTCAGCAGGGTTTTCAGTTGCAGCACCCGTTCCGGGTGTTTTGCAGCTACGTTATTTTTTTCACCAGGATCCGTTTTCAAATCATAGAGCTGGTCTTCTTTACTGTACCCGGTTTCTATATTCACCCCTTCCATAAATGCCCGCCCGTTAGAAGGCGTCATGTATTTCCAGCCGTCCTTTAGAATGCACAGGGCATGGTTGGCCGGTTGCTCTATAATATATTCCCTGTCTGCAGTGCTTTTGCCCAGCAGGGCGGAAAGAGAATTCCGGCTGTCAGTAAACTCTTTTGCAGGAAGCGGTATGTGCAGGAGCGCCGCAAAAGAAGCCATCAGGTCCACCTGGCTGAACAGGGCTGCTGATGTTTTTCCGGCAGCAACCTGCTGCGGCCATCGTATAATAAACGGAACCCTTGTTCCCGCTTCAAATGCGCTGTATTTGCCACCCCGGTAAATACCTCCGGGTTGATAATTTAACGAACGGGCAGTTGCTTCCGACTGATCCAGGTAGCCGTCATTCAACACGGGCCCGTTATCACTACTGAAAATAACAAGGGTATTGTTCAGCAGTCCCCGCTCCTGCAGCCCTTTCATAATAACGCCTACTGTATGATCCATTTCCAGGATCGCGTCCCCGCGGTAACCCAGCCCGCTTTTACCCTTGAACTCGGTACCGGGCATACGCGGCACATGAATGTTATGAATGGCATAATATAAAAAGAAGGGCTTCTGTTTTTTCAGGCTGTTATCAATAAAACGGAGCGCCTTGTTATTAAAAACATAACCCAGCTCCTCGTCCGTCCACTCACTGCGCTTCCCTCCCTTCATAAACCCGATACGGCCAATACCGTTTGTAATGTGCCCGTCATGGCCCTGGTTGGGATCATTAAGTATTTTCAGCAGTTCCGGGTGCTTTTTTCCCGTAAGTTCGCCCGGGAAGGGCTTTTGATAATTAACGGCGATCGGATCAGTTGCTTCCAACCCCAATGCCAACTGGTTTTCCATAAAGATCGTAGGCACGCGGTCTGCTGTTGCCGGAAAAATAAAAGAATAATCAAAGCCCACTTCAGCCGGCCCCGGCGTCACTTTTTTATTCCAGTCAACCGGTGACTGGCTGCCCAGGCCCAGGTGCCATTTTCCCACAACGCCTGTTTCATAGCCCGCCTGCTGAAATACTTTTGGAAGCGTGGTAATATCCGTTGGAATGACGAGGTTGGCATCTCCGGGCAAAATATTGGTTCCATCTTTTCGCCAGGCATACCGCCCTGAAAGCAGGGAATAGCGCGAAGGCGTGCAGGTAGAAGCTGTAGCATGCGCATTGGAGAAATTAATGCCTTCCTGTGCCAGCCGGTCCACATTAGGAGTGGCAATGGTGGTGGCGCCATTACAGCTCAGGTCGCCATAACCCAGGTCATCAGTATAAAGGATCAGTACATTGGGGTGTTGCTGTGCCCTGGAAAACAGGCAGCAGATGCATAACAACAACACTATACCAGCGGGCTTCTTTTTCATTATAAAAGATATAGATAAATTATTGTTTGTTATAAAACGGGCTGCTTTTTTATCAGGTAATTAAAAAACAGTCCCCGGTTTAAAACCGGATACGGTCCATTAAAAATACATACATTTAGGATAGCAAACAAACCTTACAGGTGCTTATAGGAACAATATTACTGCTACCAGTTACATAACGTCTTGTATGCCTGGGACCGGATCATGCTTCAGCAGCAATACTCAGCAGCAATGCTATAACAGGGCCACAACAAAATAAAGCTCCGGTACAGTACAGCCTGATAATATTTGTACACAATTTATGTTATGGGAACCCCTTAAATACCGTGTACCGCAAAACGATCTCCAGGAATAAAAGTGCCAATGCGGCCAGCACCAACGGCAGAAACATTTCTTCCACCTGTTTGTAATGAACAATCTCCACTTTGGTCTTTTCCAGCTTATCGATCTGGCTGTAAATAGACTGCAGGGAGTTTTTATCTACTGCATGATAATAACGGCCGCCTGTTTCGCCTGCGATCTTTTTCAGCAGGTCCTCATCTAAAAAGTTCCTGACACCGGATGCCATTTGCTCTTCAGTAAACTCGCTCACACCTAACCCTATACAATACACTCTTACGCCATTTGCTTTTGCTATTTCCAATGCCATCTGCGGATCAATGATCCTTGTGGGCGGTGCATCCTCTTTTCCATCCGTTAACAGGATGATCACTTTTGTTTTGCTGTTCCCTTTCCGTATCCGGTTTACAGCGGTGGCCAGGCCTTCACCAATAAGCGTCCCGGGCTCAATGTACCCGCCGTCCATTACTTTAAGATCTTCCAGTTGCTGCAGCAAGGTGCTTTTATCAAAGGTCAGCGGTACCTTTGTAAATGCCTCACCCGAAAAAATGACAAGCCCAATGCGGTCTGTTGGTCTTTTTTTTACAAAATCGACCGCTACCTCTTTTGCCACCGTAAACCTCCTGGGCTTAACATCCTGCGTAAGCATGCTGCCACTTACATCCATTGCCAGCATTATGTCGATCCCCTCTCCTTCACTGCGTGTCATTTGCTGCTGGTGCTGCGGCCGGGCCAGGGCGGTGATCAGCAATGCGATTACCAGCAGCCGCAAAATAAAAGGCAAATGCCGGAACCTTGTTTTAAATGTTGGCGGCACCTTATAATTAACACTTGATGCCATTATAACGCCCCTGCCCGTTTTATCCTTTTGCAGGTATTGCCATACCAGCAAAGGAATAGTGGCCATGAAAATAAAATTCTCCGGCCAGATGAATGTTATATTTTGGAACCATTCGTAAATCATTGCTGCTTTGTTGTTTCCTGCGCTTTGCTAAATACGGTTTCCGGATGCGGTTTCTGAACAGGATGCTTCGCCCCTGCTTCAACATGATCGATTGACTGATCAATTATTTTAAATGCTGATCCGGTCTCTGCATCCCCCGGGTCGTACTTTGCAAATTTTACCAGATCACAAAGAGACAGCACATTGCCGGTTTCTTTATACAATTCCTTATCGGAGAACAGGGGCCGTATCCTGGTGATCAGGTCGCCGGAGGTCTGGTGCAAAGAATTCACGCCGGTACGCTCCAGAAGGTATGCCCTGAATATTTCAACCAGTCTTGCATAAACCCTGTTTTTAGCTACACCGGAACGCTGCAGCTCCTTCAGCTGATGCTTTGCTTTTGCATAAGCTCCTTTAATAAGCGCTTCCTGTTTCCGGGGCTTTTTTTCTGCTGTAAGCCAGTATATGGCTACTGTAATCATTATAAGCAACAGCGCTGTAAGATACCACCACTGCTCTATTTTTTTGCTCAACCGGAAAGGCACAGTATGCACGTCCTGTATATCATGATAGGGCTGGCCGGGATCAAAAGGGCTGGTAAATACCACTTCCACAAAAAGGGCTTCTGTTTTTTTATCCGGGGTTAACGCAACCGGCGGAATAACCCAGCGGCCGGAATCAAAGCTGGTTATGCGATAGTATTGTGAAGTAACCTGCACCCCATCCACCATTTCCCTTACAATGCTATCTTTTTTCAGGAATTCAAAATGAGGCAGCGAATCTAAATGGAATTGTTCATTGCTGTCTTTGCCCGGCGCTCTTATTTCCAGTTTCAGCAGCAAGGGCTCCCCCAGCAGTATCTTCTGTTTGTTTACCGATGCCCTCACCTCCGTTTCCTGTGCAAAGGCGGGTAATGCTACCAGCAGTAACACCGACACAACAACTATTCTTGCTCCCTTCTTAAACATTCCTGCACTCCCTTTAATTAACACTCCCTTTTACCCGGCTCCTGAAAAAACGCCGCAATACATTTATATAATCATCTCCTGTTTTTAAATGCAACAGATCACTGTTGGCCTTTTTAAATATATCTGCACAATAGGCTGTAACCCTGAAGAACTCCTCCTCATACCTCCTTCTTACATAGGCATTGCCGGAATCAACCCATTGCACAGCCCCTGTTTCCGCGTCCATCAGCTGGATCAATCCTGCATCGGGCAGTTCTTTATCCATCCGGTCATATAATTTAATGCCGATCACATCATGCTTTTTGCCCGCAACCCGCAAAGCATCTTCATAATGCGCATCGATGAAATCACTTAATATAAACGCAATGCATCCCTGTTTTACAGAATTGGTTAAAAAGCGGATGGCGGTAGCGGTACTGGTGCCTCTTCCTGCAGGTTCCAGGCTCAGCATTTCCCGCACAATAAACAGGGCATGCTGCCTTCCTTTTTTGGGAGGCACATACAGTTCCACTTTATCGCTATAAAAAACAGCGCCAACCTTATCTGCATTGGCTACTGCCGAAAAAGCAAGCACAGCGGCTATTTCAGCCGCCAGGTCACGTTTACGCCCGTAAGAAGTTCCAAACAATTCACTGCGGCTGATATCAATCAGCAGCATCACGGTCAGCTCCCGTTCCTCCTCAAACACCTTGCTGTAAGGATGACCGATGCGGGCCGATACATTCCAGTCGATGAACCGCACATCATCGCCCGGCACATATTCCCTCACTTCTTTAAACGACATGCCTTTTCCCCTGAAAGCACTGTGGTACTCTCCGGAGAACAATTGTGTGGCCAGCTTCTTGCTCCGGATCTCCAGCTCCCGGACCTTTTTTAATATTTCTTCACGCGTTCTCAATACATTTTATTTTGTTTGAAAAACTGAGCCCTGAGTGATCAGGTTTTGGTCTTCTACTACCAATAACTCAACACTCAATTCTCAATTACGGTACATTGACCGCTTTTAAAATTTCATCAATGATATTTTCGGCATTGATATTTTCTGCTTCTGCTTCGTACGTCAGCCCGATCCGGTGCCTTAATACATCATAGATCACGGTACGGATATCCTCGGGTATTACAAAGCCCCGCCTGTTTAAAAACGCCTGCGCTTTGCCGGCCAGTGCCAGGTTAATGCTGCCACGCGGGGAAGCTCCATAGGAGATCAGCGGCGTCAGCTTACCCAACTGGTAACGCTCCGGGAAACGGGTAGCAAAAACAATATCCAGTATGTACTGTTCCACTTTCTCATCCAGATAAATATCCCTTACCAGCTCTTTTGCATTATTGATTTCTTCGATGCTTACTACCGGTTTTACGGGCTGCAATTTTTCCCCCTGTACGTTATATCTCAGGATCAGTTGTTCTTCCTGCATTTCCGGATAACGAACAATCACCTTCATAATAAAACGGTCTACCTGTGCTTCCGGCAGCGGATAGGTGCCTTCCTGCTCCAACGGGTTTTGTGTAGCCAGCACCAGAAAAGGATCATCCAATTTAAAGGTATTATCGCCGATGGTAACCTGCCGCTCCTGCATAGCCTCAAGCAAAGCAGACTGCACTTTTGCCGGTGCGCGGTTAATTTCATCTGCCAGGATAAAATTGGCAAAAACAGGCCCTTTCCGCACTACAAATTCGTTCTGTTGCTGGTTATAGATCAGGGTACCGATAACGTCTGCCGGTAAGAGATCCGGCGTAAACTGTATACGGTTAAAGTTGGCATGGATGGCTGTGGCCAGTGATTTGATCGTTAATGTTTTTGCCAGTCCCGGCACACCTTCCAGTAACACGTGCCCATTGCTCAGCAGGCCGATCAGCAACCGGTCCAACATATGGTTTTGCCCGATGATCACATGCCCTATTTCATGACGCAACGCATCTACAAAATAACCGGCCCCGTTTATTTGCTCATTCAATTGCCTTATTTCTTCTGCTGTTTTTGCCATATCAATAATTTCTGATTTCTAAATGCTGATACCTGATGTTTTTCAACCATTCATCCTGCAAATAACCTGCCGGAATAGCTTTTGCTCATCGTTTATAATGCATTATACATTGTTAAATGTTACTATTGGCTATGAAAGATATTTTCCGACAATCGGCATTCTTCTGCCTATACCAAATGCTTTATAGCTGACACGGATGATGGGGCAGAATTGTTTCCGCTTATATTCGTTCATATTGACCATCTTTAAGATCCTTGATACCAGTTGCTCATCATACCCCAATGCGATGATCTCCGCAGGCCCTTTTCTTCCTTCAATATATTCTACCAGAATCGTATCAAGGTCTGCATAATCCGGCAGGCTGTCACTATCTTTTTGCCCGGGCCTTAATTCTGCTGAAGGAGCTTTTGTAATGATGTCTGACGGAATTACAATACCGTTCCGGTTGATGTATTTTGACAAAGCGTATACCTGTGTTTTATACACATCTCCTAAAACACCAATGCCACCGGCCATATCGCCATACAACGTTCCGTAGCCCGTAGCCAGCTCACTTTTATTGGAAGTGTTCAGCAAAATATGCCCGAACTTATTGGAAAGCGCCATCACCAGGTTGCCCCGGCTGCGGCTTTGCAGATTTTCTTCCGCAACATTAAACGGCAGTCCTTTAAATACGGGCGACAACTCCGTTACAAAAGCATCATAAATATTTTTTATAGGTATAATATTGTACGGATTGCCCAGGTTTTTGCTTAACGTTTCTGCATCGCTCACAGAGTGTCCTGTTGAATAGTGCGAAGGCATCAGAATGGCCCATACATTTTCCTTCCCCAGCGCTTCCACGGCCAATGCCTGTACCAGAGCGCTGTCTATGCCACCGGACGCGCCCAGGATGGCTTTTTGAAAACCCATTTTTGTAAAATAATCCCTGATGCCCAGCACCAGCGCCTGGTGTATTTCTTCTATATTTTTTTCATCTGATAAATAGTCCAGGGTATTTTTTCCCAGGCCTACTTCAGATGCAGAAAAAAATACGGGCGTTTCCTGCCCTGTTCCGGCTTTTTCAGCTTTGGACAACGCATCCAGATCGGCAATAAAAAAGTCTTCTTCAAAATAGGCGCATTCCTTTACCCTGTTCCCTACGCGGTCATAGACGAGGCTTCCTCCATCAAAGACCACTTCCGTTTGGGCGCCTACCGCATTGCAATAGATCATTGGTAACCCATACTTTATTGTATGGGCTTTTACGATGCTGTTACGCACAGTATCCTGCGCATAGTTATAAGGAGAGGCCGAAAGATTGATCATGATATCCGGATGCTGTTTGATCAGCTCATCCATGGGTGTAATGCGGTAAAGCGGGTTATCGCCCATATTCCAGATATCTTCACAAATGGTAACGGCCAGCTTTTTCCCGTGAAATTCCAGCACCTGCCAGGTATCTGCCGGTTCAAAATAGCGGTATTCATCAAAAATATCGTAATTAGGCAACAGTGTTTTGTGCACAATGCCTTTTATTTGCCTGTTCTCCAGCAGATAAACCGCATTATAAAGTCTTTTTCCCTCCCGCTTTTCATTCCTGCGGGGCGCTCCGATGAGCACACCAATACCTTCTGTATGCTGACAGACCTCATTGACCGCTGCCTCACATTTATTAATAAAATCATTAAATTCCAGAAAATCCTGTGGCGGATAACCGCATACACAAAGTTCCGTAAATACGATAAGGTCGGCACCTGCCTGTTTTGCCTGCTGAATTCCTGAAATAATTTTTCCAACATTTGCATCAAAATTCCCAATATGATAATTCTGCTGTACTAAAGCAATTTTCATCGAGCACTGTTTAAAACATCATTTAATAGTTACAAATGTAACCTTATGACTACAAACAATAAAGCTAAATATACTTTAACATTTTATATAAACGGTTATACCAGGCAGATGCATAAAAATATAAAAATCTGCCACGAATATCCGCCTGAACGGAACGGGATTCGGGCGGGCATGGATAAAAAATACCGTTCTATACTTTTAATATAGTCACCAACAGCGCCTTTAGCACTCATTCGTGACTTAACATTATCGATTCCAATTACAGTTAAAATAAATTTATGCGTTCACCCTGAAGATTATACCTGTATTCAGCTAAAAGTTGCATATCGTTCTGTTGCAGCAGCTCAAAAGCGGGTTATAGAGGAAGTTTTATCCTCACTGGCCATTCCTGAAAAGGCGGTTTGTTTTTAGGATCAGTTCCGGTAAGCGCCCGTTAATGATCTATCTTCTTTTTTCAGACGGGCCTCATATCAGCAATTATGTGCAGACCATGAACCTGATCTACTCTTGTATTAACCGCGAATTCCACACCATCGATAAAAGCCCAGGGCCCGGGTATCTGGTAACTAATAGTAATAACTGGTTTTAAAACCGTACACAGGTCATTACGCCGGTACAACAGCGCACAAAAGGTCATTTCACAGGAAGTATAGTTTACTGTACCACTTTATTGGCGCAGCAGGAACTGGCAAATGCTTCGGGTTTTGCCTTAAATACAAATCCCATTCCCGTAATATACCCAATGGCCTCCTTTAAAGCATCGTGGCTTTTATACATGGGATCCGTGTTAATATCCACATGCACTTCCATATCCACCTGGTGCGATGTAAATACATTGCTGAGCGCATAAGCTACTTCAATGCTACGCGCTACTTCTGTCATCATCCGCTGACGGATGCTC
This window encodes:
- a CDS encoding AAA family ATPase, translating into MAKTAEEIRQLNEQINGAGYFVDALRHEIGHVIIGQNHMLDRLLIGLLSNGHVLLEGVPGLAKTLTIKSLATAIHANFNRIQFTPDLLPADVIGTLIYNQQQNEFVVRKGPVFANFILADEINRAPAKVQSALLEAMQERQVTIGDNTFKLDDPFLVLATQNPLEQEGTYPLPEAQVDRFIMKVIVRYPEMQEEQLILRYNVQGEKLQPVKPVVSIEEINNAKELVRDIYLDEKVEQYILDIVFATRFPERYQLGKLTPLISYGASPRGSINLALAGKAQAFLNRRGFVIPEDIRTVIYDVLRHRIGLTYEAEAENINAENIIDEILKAVNVP
- a CDS encoding DUF58 domain-containing protein, which gives rise to MRTREEILKKVRELEIRSKKLATQLFSGEYHSAFRGKGMSFKEVREYVPGDDVRFIDWNVSARIGHPYSKVFEEERELTVMLLIDISRSELFGTSYGRKRDLAAEIAAVLAFSAVANADKVGAVFYSDKVELYVPPKKGRQHALFIVREMLSLEPAGRGTSTATAIRFLTNSVKQGCIAFILSDFIDAHYEDALRVAGKKHDVIGIKLYDRMDKELPDAGLIQLMDAETGAVQWVDSGNAYVRRRYEEEFFRVTAYCADIFKKANSDLLHLKTGDDYINVLRRFFRSRVKGSVN
- a CDS encoding ribonuclease H-like YkuK family protein; the protein is MHDRTKQWRKLTGEKITAYIEDEVRGAILREREMGSQLKVCIGTDSQVKGADTEFATAIVFIRKGRGGFMYLNNETTREKMSIRQRMMTEVARSIEVAYALSNVFTSHQVDMEVHVDINTDPMYKSHDALKEAIGYITGMGFVFKAKPEAFASSCCANKVVQ
- a CDS encoding sulfatase-like hydrolase/transferase, with product MKKKPAGIVLLLCICCLFSRAQQHPNVLILYTDDLGYGDLSCNGATTIATPNVDRLAQEGINFSNAHATASTCTPSRYSLLSGRYAWRKDGTNILPGDANLVIPTDITTLPKVFQQAGYETGVVGKWHLGLGSQSPVDWNKKVTPGPAEVGFDYSFIFPATADRVPTIFMENQLALGLEATDPIAVNYQKPFPGELTGKKHPELLKILNDPNQGHDGHITNGIGRIGFMKGGKRSEWTDEELGYVFNNKALRFIDNSLKKQKPFFLYYAIHNIHVPRMPGTEFKGKSGLGYRGDAILEMDHTVGVIMKGLQERGLLNNTLVIFSSDNGPVLNDGYLDQSEATARSLNYQPGGIYRGGKYSAFEAGTRVPFIIRWPQQVAAGKTSAALFSQVDLMASFAALLHIPLPAKEFTDSRNSLSALLGKSTADREYIIEQPANHALCILKDGWKYMTPSNGRAFMEGVNIETGYSKEDQLYDLKTDPGEKNNVAAKHPERVLQLKTLLKKVRAASE
- a CDS encoding NAD+ synthase; translation: MKIALVQQNYHIGNFDANVGKIISGIQQAKQAGADLIVFTELCVCGYPPQDFLEFNDFINKCEAAVNEVCQHTEGIGVLIGAPRRNEKREGKRLYNAVYLLENRQIKGIVHKTLLPNYDIFDEYRYFEPADTWQVLEFHGKKLAVTICEDIWNMGDNPLYRITPMDELIKQHPDIMINLSASPYNYAQDTVRNSIVKAHTIKYGLPMIYCNAVGAQTEVVFDGGSLVYDRVGNRVKECAYFEEDFFIADLDALSKAEKAGTGQETPVFFSASEVGLGKNTLDYLSDEKNIEEIHQALVLGIRDYFTKMGFQKAILGASGGIDSALVQALAVEALGKENVWAILMPSHYSTGHSVSDAETLSKNLGNPYNIIPIKNIYDAFVTELSPVFKGLPFNVAEENLQSRSRGNLVMALSNKFGHILLNTSNKSELATGYGTLYGDMAGGIGVLGDVYKTQVYALSKYINRNGIVIPSDIITKAPSAELRPGQKDSDSLPDYADLDTILVEYIEGRKGPAEIIALGYDEQLVSRILKMVNMNEYKRKQFCPIIRVSYKAFGIGRRMPIVGKYLS
- the aqpZ gene encoding aquaporin Z translates to MKVTTVSKFFAEMLGTMVLVLMGCGSAVIAGADGTTGVGLLGIAFAFGLSVVAMAYAIGHISGCHINPAISIGMVVAGRMKAGEAAYYIIAQIIGAIIGAALLYVIASGKADYTGGLGQDGYGELSPQKYSMVSGFIAEVVFTFIFLLVIFGATSSKNIHGGFAGLSIGLSLVLIHIVGIPVTGVSVNPARSIGPAVLVGGAALSQVWLFIVAPIIGAILSALIWNILLERPDKKATA
- a CDS encoding vWA domain-containing protein — encoded protein: MIYEWFQNITFIWPENFIFMATIPLLVWQYLQKDKTGRGVIMASSVNYKVPPTFKTRFRHLPFILRLLVIALLITALARPQHQQQMTRSEGEGIDIMLAMDVSGSMLTQDVKPRRFTVAKEVAVDFVKKRPTDRIGLVIFSGEAFTKVPLTFDKSTLLQQLEDLKVMDGGYIEPGTLIGEGLATAVNRIRKGNSKTKVIILLTDGKEDAPPTRIIDPQMALEIAKANGVRVYCIGLGVSEFTEEQMASGVRNFLDEDLLKKIAGETGGRYYHAVDKNSLQSIYSQIDKLEKTKVEIVHYKQVEEMFLPLVLAALALLFLEIVLRYTVFKGFP